A single region of the Austwickia chelonae genome encodes:
- a CDS encoding XdhC family protein, producing the protein MRDIIDELHRWSSTGVEFTIATVTRTWDSSPRPAGSSMALSETGAIIGSVSGGCVEGALIELSREVLADGRSRTARYGTEETDFSVGLACGGSIQVVVHRADDHLRGLLEDLHAAVRGHRTCALATRIPIADTDDEPGPHHLFIDPSAATDRSLTGSPFLDANLRDQALALISDGGTELVRLSGALEKTFLVEAHRPSPRMLIFGAVDFAVALSRMGTFLGYHVTVCDARAPFATAERFPAADEIVVDWPHRYLDRTETDDHTVICVLTHDPKFDVPLLVRALRRPARYIGALGSRRTHEDRAIRLRHEGLSEQELTRLRSPIGLDLRGLSPEETAVSIAAEIVALHRGGSGLPLSRTTASIHGSTD; encoded by the coding sequence GTGCGGGACATCATCGACGAACTCCACCGATGGAGTTCCACCGGTGTCGAATTCACCATCGCCACCGTCACTCGTACCTGGGACTCCTCGCCACGCCCCGCCGGCTCCAGCATGGCGCTGTCCGAGACCGGAGCGATCATCGGCAGTGTCTCCGGCGGCTGCGTCGAAGGAGCCCTGATCGAACTCAGCCGAGAGGTCCTCGCCGATGGACGCAGCCGCACCGCCCGATACGGGACGGAAGAGACCGATTTCTCCGTCGGCCTGGCCTGCGGCGGCAGCATCCAGGTGGTCGTCCACCGCGCCGACGACCACCTGAGAGGACTTCTGGAGGATCTGCACGCCGCCGTCCGAGGTCACCGCACCTGCGCCTTGGCCACCCGCATCCCCATCGCAGACACCGACGACGAGCCTGGCCCCCACCACCTCTTCATCGACCCGTCCGCCGCAACCGATCGATCCCTCACCGGAAGTCCGTTCCTCGACGCGAACCTGCGCGATCAGGCGCTGGCCCTCATCTCCGACGGCGGCACCGAACTGGTCCGGCTCTCCGGTGCACTCGAGAAGACCTTCCTGGTGGAGGCGCACCGTCCGTCACCCCGCATGCTGATCTTCGGTGCAGTCGACTTCGCCGTCGCACTCAGCCGTATGGGCACCTTCCTCGGGTACCACGTCACCGTCTGTGACGCCCGTGCCCCCTTCGCCACGGCAGAACGCTTCCCCGCGGCCGACGAGATCGTCGTCGACTGGCCCCACCGCTATCTCGACCGCACCGAGACCGACGATCACACCGTGATCTGCGTACTCACCCACGACCCCAAGTTCGATGTCCCTCTCCTGGTGCGTGCGCTTCGCAGACCCGCCCGGTACATCGGAGCCCTGGGCAGTCGGCGCACCCACGAGGACCGCGCCATCCGGCTCCGCCACGAAGGGCTCAGCGAGCAGGAACTCACCCGGTTACGCTCCCCCATCGGGTTGGACCTGCGAGGTCTCTCCCCTGAGGAGACCGCGGTGTCCATCGCTGCGGAAATCGTGGCCCTGCACCGCGGTGGCAGCGGGCTCCCCCTCAGCCGGACCACGGCGTCGATCCACGGGTCGACGGATTGA
- a CDS encoding nucleobase:cation symporter-2 family protein — translation MSIKATESPDETTPRPPTDRPEDETMSWGGLLGYGMQHIMSMFGGIISVPILIGGAAGLDHAGKAFLLSCALFVSGIATILQSYGLPYLGSRLPLVQGISFASVSTLLTIISSHHDKTDGLRSAFGACIVAGLISFLAVPLFAQIIRFFPPVVTGSIITVIGISLMPVGAKWITGQPMLNGTPNPRFANTADLALGLSALAIVLVLSRIKCVARLSVLLGLLLGTLVAIPFGKVAVPDLTAAKPLAVPTPMHFGLPLFESAAIISMLIVFIVVMVETTADIVAVAEVVGTECPSKRVADGLRADMLSSTLAPVFNTFPATAFAQNVGLVALTGVKSRYVVTAGGVILALLGLSPWLAAVIGMIPLPVLGGAGLALFGSVAASGIRTLSKVDFDGNNNLLIVAVSIAFGVIPSVVPGFWNQLPSGIHLVLESGISACALVAFLLNIFFNMLGKGADSPVAHLRAHAPARAVDHHSLAALPAGQARPRTIRRTPAKNPEHTS, via the coding sequence ATGTCGATCAAGGCCACCGAAAGCCCCGACGAAACCACACCCCGCCCGCCCACGGACAGACCCGAAGACGAAACCATGAGCTGGGGAGGACTCCTCGGCTACGGCATGCAACACATCATGTCGATGTTCGGCGGCATCATCAGCGTGCCCATCCTCATCGGCGGCGCCGCAGGGCTCGACCACGCCGGAAAAGCCTTCCTGCTCTCCTGCGCGCTCTTCGTCAGCGGCATCGCCACCATCCTCCAGTCCTACGGACTGCCCTACCTCGGCTCCCGGCTCCCCCTCGTCCAAGGCATCTCCTTCGCCTCGGTCTCCACCCTGCTGACCATCATCAGCTCCCACCACGACAAGACCGACGGTCTACGCTCCGCCTTCGGCGCCTGCATCGTCGCCGGCCTCATCTCCTTCCTCGCCGTCCCCCTCTTCGCCCAGATCATCAGATTCTTCCCCCCGGTCGTCACCGGCTCCATCATCACCGTCATCGGCATCTCCCTCATGCCCGTCGGCGCCAAATGGATCACCGGACAACCCATGCTCAACGGGACACCCAACCCCCGATTCGCCAATACCGCCGACCTCGCACTCGGTCTGAGCGCGCTGGCGATCGTCCTCGTCCTCAGCCGCATCAAATGCGTTGCCCGGCTCTCCGTCCTCCTCGGGCTCCTCCTGGGCACCCTCGTGGCCATCCCCTTCGGAAAAGTAGCCGTTCCCGACCTGACCGCAGCGAAACCCCTCGCAGTTCCCACCCCGATGCATTTCGGCCTGCCGCTCTTCGAAAGCGCCGCCATCATCAGCATGCTGATCGTCTTCATCGTCGTCATGGTCGAGACCACCGCCGACATCGTCGCCGTCGCCGAAGTCGTCGGCACCGAATGCCCCAGCAAACGCGTCGCCGACGGACTCCGCGCCGACATGCTCAGCTCCACCCTCGCCCCCGTCTTCAACACCTTCCCCGCCACCGCCTTCGCCCAGAACGTCGGACTGGTCGCCCTCACCGGCGTCAAGAGCCGCTACGTCGTCACCGCCGGCGGCGTCATCCTCGCGCTCCTCGGACTCTCCCCCTGGCTCGCCGCAGTCATCGGCATGATCCCCCTACCCGTACTCGGCGGCGCCGGACTCGCCCTTTTCGGCTCCGTCGCCGCCTCCGGTATCCGCACCCTCTCCAAAGTCGACTTCGACGGCAACAACAACCTGCTCATCGTCGCCGTGTCCATCGCCTTCGGCGTCATCCCCAGCGTCGTCCCCGGCTTCTGGAACCAGCTCCCCTCCGGCATCCACCTCGTCCTCGAATCCGGGATCAGCGCCTGCGCGCTCGTCGCCTTCCTGTTGAACATCTTCTTCAACATGCTCGGCAAAGGCGCCGACTCACCCGTCGCCCACCTGCGCGCGCACGCACCGGCCCGCGCCGTCGACCACCACAGTCTTGCCGCGCTACCCGCCGGCCAGGCCAGGCCCCGTACGATCCGGAGAACTCCGGCCAAGAACCCCGAACACACATCCTGA
- a CDS encoding PTS transporter subunit EIIC, whose protein sequence is MSTIATPRPRLRAPGFAQLQRLGKSLMLPIALLPAAGILLRLGQPDVLGSIDIPVVAPFFAAMSAAGGAVFKNLPLLFAVGVAIGFSKKADGSTALSAVAGYLVIDAVFTSMSPVVLAGQVDAAGKPVLINYHIFAGIVVGLITARLFDRYHTIQLPAYLGFFGGRRFVPIVVSLTTLFVGFLMSYCYPLFNSALTGTGQFIGGTGVIGAFVYGVVNRLLIPLGLHHILNTYVWFIYGEYPAAGGVVTGELTRFAANDPTAGRLTAGFYPILMFGLAGAALAMIHAARPGQKKLATGILSAAAATAFLTGVTEPLEFAFMFAAFPLYLIHAVLTGVSLAVAYALDIHLGFSFSAGLIDLLLFGTAPAAKNIPLLIGMGVVFFFLYYGIFRFAIQRWDLRSPGRESDDQPAEAPPADGQQTDEERKGTEQAPAGGETANSQAEELIAAFGGRSNLIDVDACITRLRVEVVDKKKVDKARLKVLGAAGVIEVGNNVQAVFGVQADALKSDINAALSAGSA, encoded by the coding sequence ATGTCTACCATCGCCACACCCCGTCCACGACTACGCGCACCTGGGTTCGCCCAGCTGCAACGTCTCGGCAAGAGCCTGATGCTCCCCATCGCCTTGCTCCCGGCAGCGGGGATCCTGCTCCGTCTGGGGCAGCCCGATGTGCTGGGATCGATAGACATCCCGGTGGTCGCACCCTTCTTCGCCGCGATGAGCGCGGCCGGCGGCGCGGTCTTCAAGAACCTTCCCTTGCTTTTCGCTGTCGGGGTCGCCATCGGTTTCTCCAAGAAGGCCGACGGTTCGACCGCTTTGTCCGCAGTGGCCGGATACCTGGTCATCGACGCCGTCTTCACCTCGATGTCCCCGGTCGTACTGGCCGGGCAGGTCGACGCCGCAGGCAAACCCGTGCTGATCAACTACCACATCTTCGCGGGCATCGTCGTCGGCCTGATCACTGCGCGGCTCTTCGACCGCTATCACACCATTCAGCTGCCTGCCTATCTCGGCTTCTTCGGCGGGCGCCGTTTCGTCCCCATCGTGGTCTCCTTGACGACCTTGTTCGTCGGTTTCCTGATGAGCTACTGCTACCCGCTGTTCAACTCAGCGCTGACCGGGACGGGGCAGTTCATCGGCGGCACCGGCGTGATCGGGGCTTTCGTCTACGGAGTGGTCAACCGGTTACTCATCCCCCTGGGCCTGCACCACATCCTGAACACCTATGTCTGGTTCATTTACGGCGAGTACCCCGCTGCCGGTGGTGTCGTCACCGGCGAACTCACTCGCTTCGCCGCCAATGACCCCACTGCCGGCCGTCTCACCGCCGGGTTCTACCCGATCCTGATGTTCGGGTTGGCCGGAGCCGCATTGGCCATGATCCACGCGGCCAGGCCTGGGCAGAAGAAGCTCGCCACCGGAATCCTCTCCGCGGCAGCCGCGACCGCTTTCCTCACCGGTGTGACCGAACCGCTGGAGTTCGCCTTCATGTTCGCCGCTTTCCCGCTCTACCTCATCCACGCCGTCCTCACCGGTGTCTCCTTGGCCGTGGCCTATGCCCTGGACATCCATCTGGGCTTCTCCTTCTCGGCGGGGCTCATCGACCTGTTGCTCTTCGGGACGGCACCCGCGGCGAAGAACATCCCTTTGCTGATCGGCATGGGAGTCGTCTTCTTCTTCCTGTACTACGGGATCTTCCGGTTCGCGATCCAGCGGTGGGATCTGCGTTCACCGGGTCGGGAGTCGGATGATCAGCCTGCAGAGGCGCCGCCGGCGGATGGGCAGCAGACCGATGAGGAGCGCAAGGGCACCGAGCAGGCGCCGGCGGGCGGAGAAACCGCGAACTCCCAGGCTGAGGAGCTGATCGCGGCCTTTGGCGGCCGGTCGAACCTGATCGATGTCGATGCCTGCATCACCCGGCTCCGGGTCGAGGTCGTTGACAAGAAGAAGGTCGACAAAGCCCGGCTGAAGGTTCTGGGCGCGGCGGGGGTCATCGAGGTCGGCAACAACGTCCAAGCTGTTTTCGGGGTCCAGGCCGATGCGCTGAAGAGCGATATCAACGCTGCCCTGAGTGCGGGTTCTGCCTGA
- the ygfK gene encoding putative selenate reductase subunit YgfK, whose product MGDLMRPLSFDHLMRWAQEELRTDRSIFGVRRDHFWKATEPRLITNAFGDRLALPLGPAAGPNTQMAHNILASYLAGARFMELKTVQKMDGEEIRQAVPKPCIDVQDEGYNCEWSTELTVPQAFDEYVRAYFAIAVFSRECELGSLDDVAFNISVGYDLEGIRGEKIDTYLDRITDASNTPVWHECFSWVEEHLSEFTHFTREDLDRIDPRLSRSVTLSTLHGCPADEIERIAVHLLVEKGFNTFVKGNPTMLGYDYARSSLDRLGYEYLTFDDHHFVADLQFEDAVPMFHRLTAVAQENGLRFGVKLTNTFPVQVAADELPSEEMYMSGRSLYVLSLSLAQKLSHAFEGKLPISFSGGIDAFNIAQVLRTGIQPVTVATTILKPGGVTRFNQLADEAAGAMSDYSGIDVDALDQAVEDLFAGERYHKRWREKIRSRKTSTALPLTDCFKAPCEHGGCPVEQQIPEYLALTAAGRFTEAFSVIALDNTSPTVTGVLCSEQCREHCTRLDYDISIDMRGVKLTAADGAQEEYIARTVSPDLRTTARTAVIGAGPAGIAAAIFLRRNGMEVEVFEKLSHPYGIVSHIIPGFRIDREQIDRDYRLATSLGVQFHFEADPDFDVVELKKEYSHVVVAIGAWGKGQSPVREGQEHVLDALDFLWQTQNEDGHDYGRRVAVIGAGDVAMDCVRTAARWPGVEAAELVYRRTEPFMPATQHEVNTVRAEGLTMHELIAPVSYDGNTLRVEKMTLGPVDASGRRSATGTGEHLDMPFDTVIGATGATVRSGDYTRNGIELDARRHPVVDDHLACTVPGVHVIGDGRRGPATIVQAIADAKVACRAILESEGIVPDYARPHLTVHRPAADVYARRGLMIAEINGRKEGERCLTCQDICEICTEVCPNRANVAIAVPGFADSRQIVHLDGLCNECHTCGTFCPHAGLPYKDKLTVFWNQSDFEESTNPGFLHTGGRAYLVRLPGGDVTRYDREQDTGTADPLTVEMAAVLDQLESRYSYLLAPTVKA is encoded by the coding sequence ATGGGTGACCTGATGCGACCACTCTCCTTCGACCACCTGATGAGGTGGGCCCAGGAGGAACTACGAACCGACCGGTCGATCTTCGGGGTGCGCCGCGACCACTTCTGGAAAGCCACCGAACCGAGGCTGATCACCAATGCCTTCGGGGACCGGCTCGCGCTCCCGCTGGGCCCCGCCGCTGGGCCGAACACCCAGATGGCCCACAACATCCTGGCCTCCTATCTCGCCGGGGCCCGCTTCATGGAGCTCAAGACCGTGCAGAAGATGGACGGCGAAGAGATCCGACAGGCCGTTCCCAAACCCTGCATCGACGTGCAGGACGAGGGATACAACTGCGAATGGTCCACCGAGCTGACCGTTCCCCAGGCCTTCGACGAGTACGTCCGCGCCTACTTCGCCATCGCAGTGTTCTCCCGCGAATGTGAACTGGGGAGCCTGGACGACGTCGCCTTCAACATCAGTGTCGGCTACGACCTCGAGGGCATCCGAGGCGAGAAGATCGACACCTATCTCGACCGGATCACCGATGCCTCGAACACCCCGGTGTGGCACGAATGCTTTTCCTGGGTCGAGGAGCACCTTTCCGAGTTCACCCATTTCACCCGCGAAGACCTCGATCGGATCGACCCCCGCCTCAGCAGATCCGTCACCTTGTCCACCCTGCACGGGTGCCCTGCCGACGAGATCGAACGGATCGCCGTCCACCTGTTGGTGGAGAAGGGGTTCAACACCTTCGTCAAAGGCAATCCGACGATGCTCGGATACGACTATGCGCGCAGCTCACTGGACCGGCTCGGATACGAATACCTCACCTTCGACGACCACCATTTCGTCGCCGACCTCCAGTTCGAGGATGCGGTCCCGATGTTCCACAGGCTGACTGCGGTCGCGCAGGAGAACGGTCTGCGTTTCGGGGTGAAGCTCACCAACACCTTCCCGGTCCAGGTCGCCGCGGACGAGCTTCCCTCCGAAGAGATGTACATGTCGGGGCGGAGCCTGTACGTCCTGTCCCTCTCTCTGGCGCAGAAACTTTCGCACGCCTTCGAAGGAAAGCTGCCGATCTCCTTCTCCGGAGGGATCGACGCCTTCAACATCGCCCAGGTCCTGCGCACCGGCATCCAACCGGTCACTGTGGCCACCACCATCCTGAAACCCGGTGGGGTCACCCGGTTCAACCAGCTCGCCGATGAGGCCGCCGGAGCCATGTCGGACTACAGCGGCATCGACGTCGACGCGCTCGACCAGGCGGTGGAAGACCTTTTCGCCGGTGAGCGGTACCACAAACGGTGGCGGGAGAAGATCCGCTCGCGGAAGACCTCGACGGCGCTCCCGCTCACCGACTGCTTCAAAGCGCCCTGCGAACACGGAGGATGCCCGGTCGAACAACAGATCCCCGAATACCTGGCGTTGACGGCAGCAGGCCGGTTCACCGAGGCCTTCTCCGTGATCGCCCTCGACAACACCTCACCGACCGTGACCGGGGTGCTCTGTTCCGAACAGTGCCGGGAACACTGCACCCGCCTCGACTACGACATCTCCATCGACATGCGCGGGGTCAAGCTGACCGCTGCCGACGGCGCCCAGGAGGAGTACATCGCGCGCACCGTGAGCCCGGACCTGCGCACCACGGCGAGAACGGCCGTCATCGGTGCCGGACCGGCCGGAATCGCAGCGGCGATCTTCCTGCGTCGCAACGGGATGGAGGTCGAGGTCTTCGAGAAACTCAGTCACCCGTACGGCATCGTCAGCCACATCATTCCCGGCTTCCGTATCGACCGGGAACAGATCGACCGCGACTACCGCCTAGCCACATCCCTGGGAGTGCAGTTCCATTTCGAGGCAGACCCCGACTTCGACGTCGTCGAGCTGAAGAAGGAGTACAGCCACGTCGTCGTGGCCATCGGCGCCTGGGGGAAGGGGCAGAGCCCCGTCCGAGAAGGACAAGAACATGTCCTGGACGCACTCGACTTCCTGTGGCAGACCCAGAACGAGGACGGACACGACTACGGCCGCAGGGTCGCCGTCATCGGCGCCGGTGATGTCGCCATGGACTGCGTACGCACGGCTGCTCGTTGGCCCGGAGTCGAGGCGGCCGAGCTGGTCTACCGGCGTACCGAACCTTTCATGCCGGCCACCCAGCACGAGGTCAACACGGTGCGCGCCGAAGGCCTCACCATGCACGAACTCATCGCTCCGGTCTCCTACGACGGCAACACCTTGCGCGTCGAGAAGATGACACTCGGGCCGGTCGACGCCAGCGGACGACGCTCGGCCACCGGCACCGGCGAACACCTCGACATGCCCTTCGACACCGTCATCGGTGCGACCGGCGCCACCGTTCGCAGCGGTGACTACACCCGCAACGGAATCGAACTCGACGCCCGCCGACACCCCGTCGTCGACGACCACCTCGCATGCACCGTGCCCGGGGTCCACGTGATCGGCGACGGACGACGTGGTCCGGCCACCATCGTGCAGGCCATCGCCGACGCGAAGGTCGCCTGCCGGGCCATCCTCGAATCAGAGGGCATCGTGCCCGACTACGCCCGTCCGCATCTCACCGTGCACCGCCCCGCCGCGGACGTCTACGCCCGCCGTGGGCTGATGATCGCCGAGATCAACGGACGCAAGGAAGGAGAACGCTGCCTGACCTGCCAGGACATCTGCGAGATCTGCACCGAGGTCTGCCCTAACCGGGCGAATGTCGCCATAGCCGTACCCGGTTTCGCGGACTCCCGCCAGATCGTCCACCTCGACGGGCTGTGCAACGAATGCCACACCTGCGGCACCTTCTGCCCGCACGCCGGACTGCCCTACAAGGACAAGCTCACCGTCTTCTGGAATCAGTCCGACTTCGAGGAATCCACCAACCCCGGCTTCCTGCACACCGGTGGACGCGCCTACCTGGTCAGGCTGCCCGGCGGCGACGTCACCCGGTACGACCGGGAACAGGACACCGGCACGGCAGACCCGTTGACCGTCGAGATGGCGGCTGTTCTCGACCAACTCGAGAGCCGCTACTCCTACCTGCTGGCCCCCACCGTGAAGGCGTGA
- a CDS encoding nucleotidyltransferase family protein, with amino-acid sequence MFLGGDERGRNVVGPVVGVLLAAGGGRRFGMPKVMAQDGGWLRLAVEALAEGGCDHVLVVLGAAVVEVPPPGVAVVNPDWGSGLSSSVRSGIAAAQRLGASRLVIHLVDLPGVGPEVVRRVLAASVDASVVRAGYHGEPGHPVSLPGDCLPELSAALVGDRGAGAWLSSRPEMRLVACEDLTDGVDQDTPGISKSKPYRE; translated from the coding sequence ATGTTCCTCGGTGGTGATGAGAGGGGGCGGAACGTGGTCGGTCCGGTGGTCGGGGTACTGCTCGCTGCCGGCGGCGGCCGTCGTTTCGGGATGCCGAAGGTGATGGCGCAGGACGGTGGCTGGCTTCGGCTGGCCGTGGAAGCTCTGGCCGAGGGCGGATGCGACCACGTACTTGTGGTGCTCGGAGCGGCGGTGGTGGAGGTTCCTCCGCCGGGTGTCGCCGTGGTCAACCCGGACTGGGGCAGTGGTCTGTCCTCTTCGGTTCGAAGCGGTATCGCCGCAGCTCAGAGGCTAGGTGCGAGTCGGCTGGTGATTCATCTGGTGGATCTGCCAGGTGTCGGTCCAGAGGTGGTCCGTCGGGTGCTGGCGGCTTCGGTCGATGCGTCTGTGGTGCGGGCCGGGTACCACGGTGAGCCGGGGCATCCGGTGTCCTTGCCCGGTGACTGCCTGCCGGAGTTGTCGGCGGCTTTGGTCGGTGATCGGGGTGCGGGTGCGTGGCTGTCGAGTCGTCCGGAGATGCGGCTCGTTGCCTGCGAGGACCTGACGGATGGGGTGGATCAGGATACGCCGGGCATTTCGAAGTCAAAACCCTATCGGGAGTAG
- a CDS encoding VOC family protein yields the protein MKHGYEVFHQDVRVPAKFYVTVLGFTLSEEPCPADAEDTTVHRGELRVGCSRDPQADTRSRKPPVGSEIVLQMDDVHAEYERAQSAGWPIEDALQDRPWGMTDFRIFDPTGQYIRITSPSTTQPSASQASN from the coding sequence ATGAAACATGGATACGAAGTATTCCATCAGGATGTCCGGGTCCCTGCGAAGTTTTACGTAACCGTTTTGGGGTTTACTCTAAGCGAAGAGCCTTGTCCCGCGGATGCGGAGGATACGACCGTCCATCGTGGGGAACTGCGAGTCGGATGTAGCAGAGACCCTCAGGCCGACACACGTTCACGTAAACCGCCCGTGGGTAGCGAGATCGTACTGCAGATGGATGACGTCCACGCGGAATACGAGCGGGCCCAGTCCGCTGGATGGCCGATCGAGGATGCTCTACAAGACCGTCCCTGGGGTATGACAGATTTCCGAATCTTCGATCCCACGGGTCAGTACATCCGCATCACGAGCCCGTCGACGACCCAACCATCAGCATCACAGGCATCTAACTGA
- a CDS encoding IS1380 family transposase translates to MSKRSGLYPHVRVDTAAVPAVAQAGGVLLTKTARVSGLDRALSQALLPWRKPLARHDPAKVLLDLGMSLALGGDTCRDAALLRAEPGVYGPVASDATICRTIAALAADVARVEKAVAGARAVARAHVWALAGRHAPNHGIDAANPLVIDLDATLVRAHSEKEQAAPTFKRGYGFHPLCAFVDHGPKGSGEALAMLLRPGNAGSNTAADHEHVIKAVLAALPDTDASRPGRKVLIRTDGAGGTRKLLGFLHRRGLSYSIGWTLPANTPELYNLIPEQVWQGAYNADGAVREGADVAEFTDLLTGAGKLKGYPPGMRIIVRRERPHPGAQLRFDDVAGYRLTAFVTNTTRGQLADLELRHRRRARCEDRIRIAKDTGLTNLPLQGFAQNRVWLLIVQLANDLLAWMAMLALTGHDARRWEPKTLRHRLFTIAATLARTARQRVLHIKNTAPWAGLFTTAWTNLSALSPP, encoded by the coding sequence GTGAGTAAGCGTAGCGGGCTCTACCCCCATGTCCGGGTCGACACCGCGGCGGTGCCAGCGGTCGCTCAGGCCGGTGGGGTCCTGTTGACAAAGACGGCGCGCGTATCGGGTCTGGACCGGGCGTTGAGTCAGGCACTGCTTCCGTGGCGGAAGCCGTTGGCCAGGCACGACCCGGCTAAGGTCCTGCTGGATCTGGGGATGTCACTGGCGTTGGGTGGGGACACCTGCCGGGACGCGGCCCTGTTGCGGGCCGAACCGGGGGTGTACGGGCCGGTCGCCTCAGACGCCACGATCTGCCGCACCATCGCCGCGCTGGCCGCCGACGTGGCTAGGGTCGAGAAGGCCGTTGCAGGTGCGCGGGCGGTAGCTCGCGCCCATGTGTGGGCGCTGGCCGGGCGGCACGCCCCGAACCACGGCATCGACGCCGCGAATCCGCTGGTCATCGACCTGGACGCCACGTTGGTGAGGGCCCACTCCGAGAAGGAGCAGGCCGCGCCAACCTTTAAACGTGGCTACGGGTTCCACCCACTGTGCGCCTTCGTCGACCACGGTCCCAAGGGGAGCGGGGAGGCGTTGGCGATGTTGCTGCGCCCGGGGAACGCCGGCTCGAACACGGCCGCCGACCATGAACATGTCATCAAGGCGGTCCTGGCCGCACTGCCCGACACCGATGCGTCCCGGCCTGGCAGGAAGGTGTTGATCCGCACTGACGGCGCCGGGGGCACTCGGAAGCTGTTGGGGTTCCTGCACCGCCGCGGCCTGTCGTACTCCATCGGCTGGACCCTGCCCGCGAACACCCCCGAGTTGTACAACCTGATTCCCGAGCAGGTGTGGCAGGGCGCGTACAACGCCGACGGCGCCGTACGCGAGGGTGCTGACGTAGCCGAGTTCACCGACCTGCTCACCGGCGCCGGCAAGCTGAAAGGCTACCCACCGGGGATGCGGATCATCGTGCGCCGGGAACGGCCCCACCCCGGCGCGCAACTGCGCTTCGATGACGTCGCCGGCTACCGGTTGACCGCGTTCGTCACCAACACCACCCGCGGGCAACTGGCTGACCTGGAGCTGCGCCACCGCCGCCGGGCCCGCTGCGAAGACCGCATCCGGATCGCCAAAGACACCGGCTTGACCAACCTGCCCCTGCAAGGCTTCGCGCAGAACCGCGTCTGGCTCCTGATCGTGCAGCTCGCGAACGATCTCCTGGCGTGGATGGCCATGCTCGCCCTGACCGGGCACGACGCGCGCCGGTGGGAACCCAAGACCCTGCGCCACCGCCTGTTCACCATCGCCGCCACCCTCGCGCGCACCGCCCGGCAACGGGTCCTCCACATCAAGAACACCGCCCCATGGGCCGGGCTGTTCACCACCGCGTGGACCAACCTGAGCGCACTGTCACCGCCTTGA